The window TGGGCGGGTGCGCGCTCAAGGGCGGCAAGGGAACCATCGGCGGCACCCTGCTCGCCGTGGTTCTCCTTGGCGCGCTGGACAACGGGCTGAACGTGGTCGGTGTCAACACGTTCTGGCAGAACGTCGCCCAGGGCTTCCTGCTCGCGGCTGCCGTGGTCATCCAGCAGCGCCGCAGTGGCGAACGCGCCGTCGGCTTGCCGACCTAGTCCTTCCCATTGGTCCCTCCAAGAAAGGAACACCCAAAGATGCGTGTCCGAGCGAAAATCGCGGGCGCCCTGTCGCTCGCGGTGGCGGCCTCCGGCCTGCTGGTGTTGACCGACACCAGCGTGCCGATGGCGTCAGCCACCGCGAACGTGCCCGCGAACACCCTGGCCAAGAAGCCGCAAATGGGGTGGAACAGCTGGAACGTCTTCAAGTGCAACATCGATGAGAACAAGATCAAGGCCGCCGCGGACGCCATGGTGTCCTCCGGCATGAAGGCCGCGGGGTACGAGTACGTCAACATCGACGACTGCTGGGCCGAGCAGTTCCGCGACGCCAACGGCAACCTGGTGCCGCACAAGGGAAGGTTCCCCGGCGGCATCAAGGCCATCGCCGACTACGTCCATGCCAAGGGCCTCAAGCTCGGGATCTACTCCAGCGCGGGTCGGCACACCTGCACCGCGTCGCCGGAGGGCTTCTGGCAGCCGGGTTCCATCGGTTTCGAGCAGCAGGACGCCAACCTGTGGGCGTCCTGGGGTGTTGACTACGTCAAGTACGACAACTGCGGCGACCGGCTCGGGCAGAGCAACGAGCAGCGCTACACCGCTATGGGCAAGGCGATCCGCAACACCGGCCGCGACATGCTCTACGCGGTGTGCAACTGGGGCGAGGATGAGCCGTGGGAGTTCGTCCCGCGGGTCGGCGGCAACTCGTGGCGCAACACCCTCGACATCTCCGACAACTGGGGTGTCGTCATGGCCCTGCTGGACCTGCAGAAAGGCCTTGAGCCCTTCGCCAAGCCGGGCGCGTGGAACGACCCGGACATGCTGGAGGTCGGCAACGGGCGGCAGACCGCCACCGAGTACCGGTCCCACTTCAGCCTCTGGGCCATGCTCAACGCGCCGCTGATCACCGGCAACAACCTCGCCACGATGACCCCGGAGATCCGCGGCATCCTGACCAACCCGGACATCATCGCGGTCAACCAGGACTGGGGCGGCTCGCAGGGCCGCCTGCTGCGCGACCTCGGCAACGGCCTCGAGGTGTGGGGCAAGCCGAACTCCGACGGCTCGGTCGCGGTCGCGCTGTTCAACCGCGGCACCGCGACCGCCACGATCACCACCTCGGCCGCGGAGATCGGCCTGGGCGGGTCGAGCTCGTACCGGCTGCGGGATCTGTGGTCCAAGGCGGAGTCGACGACAGCGGGAACCATCAGCGCCTCGGTTCCCAGCCATGGCACCGTGGTGTACCGCGTGTGGCGGCAGGGCACCCTGGCCGCGGCCCCGGCCGCGGGCACGCACCAGGTCAGCGCCATGAGCTGGCTGGCATCGTCCAACGGCTGGGGACCGGTCGAGCGCGACAAGAGCAACGGCCAGTCCGCCGCGGGTGACGGCGGTTCGCTCCGCATCGGCACCACCACCTACGCCACCGGCCTCGGCGCCCACGCGGACTCGGCGGTGCACGTGTACCTCGGCAAGGCGTGCGCACGCTTCGAGGCCAAGGTCGGCGTCGACGCCGTCGGCGGCGGGACGGCAGGCACCGTTCGCTTCCAGGTCTACGGTGACGGTCAGCTGCTCGCCTACACCGACGTTCTTCGCGCCGGTGCCCCGGCGGTGCCGCTTTCGGTTCCCACCAAGGGTTTCCACACCTTGGAGCTGCGGGCCACCGACGCCAGGGACGGCAAGAACTACGACCACGCCGACTGGGCGGACGCGCGCGTCACCTGCTTCGGTGGATCGAACGGCTCCAACGTCAGCGACCGCCAGTGGACCTCGTCGACCAACGCCTGGGGTCCGGTCGAGCGCGACATGAGCAACGGCGAGAACCCGCTGCGCGACGGGACGGTGCTGACGCTGGCAGGCGCCCGGTACACCAAGGG is drawn from Actinokineospora alba and contains these coding sequences:
- a CDS encoding NPCBM/NEW2 domain-containing protein, producing the protein MRVRAKIAGALSLAVAASGLLVLTDTSVPMASATANVPANTLAKKPQMGWNSWNVFKCNIDENKIKAAADAMVSSGMKAAGYEYVNIDDCWAEQFRDANGNLVPHKGRFPGGIKAIADYVHAKGLKLGIYSSAGRHTCTASPEGFWQPGSIGFEQQDANLWASWGVDYVKYDNCGDRLGQSNEQRYTAMGKAIRNTGRDMLYAVCNWGEDEPWEFVPRVGGNSWRNTLDISDNWGVVMALLDLQKGLEPFAKPGAWNDPDMLEVGNGRQTATEYRSHFSLWAMLNAPLITGNNLATMTPEIRGILTNPDIIAVNQDWGGSQGRLLRDLGNGLEVWGKPNSDGSVAVALFNRGTATATITTSAAEIGLGGSSSYRLRDLWSKAESTTAGTISASVPSHGTVVYRVWRQGTLAAAPAAGTHQVSAMSWLASSNGWGPVERDKSNGQSAAGDGGSLRIGTTTYATGLGAHADSAVHVYLGKACARFEAKVGVDAVGGGTAGTVRFQVYGDGQLLAYTDVLRAGAPAVPLSVPTKGFHTLELRATDARDGKNYDHADWADARVTCFGGSNGSNVSDRQWTSSTNAWGPVERDMSNGENPLRDGTVLTLAGARYTKGLGVHAASSVVVPLAGRCHGFDATVGLDAEVGTNGSVTFEVLADGVSVHTSPVLRGGQTANVAIGLNRPAALTLKVNATADGNAYDHADWAGARLSCD